In Stanieria sp. NIES-3757, the DNA window GTTTAACTTATTGTTCCAAACAAGGCGCACATCCTCTGAAGAATTTTAATCGCGATCGCGCTGTAACCTTTGCCCAAGAACAAAACCTAAGTTATTACAATGCAGATATTCATCAAGCTGCTTTTTGTTTGCCCACCTATATTCAAAAAATGCTGAACGAGGCATAAACATAAACATAGGGGCGAAACACCGTTCGCCCCTAAAAGCCTTAATCTAATATAATTTACTGCAAATTGTCCACTACATTCTTATTAGCAACCTCAGGTAAAGCAGGACTAGACCCCGATGAATTAGGAGTTAAACGAGATTGTTTATTTAATGATGGTGGTATTCCCTGAATTTGCTGCATCAGACTAGCCATTTCTAACGCACTTAAAGCATAATTCCAACCAAGATTACTTTTAACACCAGCCCTTTCTAAAGCTTGCTGCATCGTATCAACAGTCAAAACACCAAAGACAACAGGCACACCCGTTTGGAAACTAGCAGCAGCAACTCCTTTAGCAGCTTCAGCAGAAACATAATCAAAATGAGGAGTTTGTCCGCGAATTACTGCGCCAAGACAAATGATCGCGTCATAGCGACCAGAAATAGCCAATTGTCGAGCCATCATCGGGATTTCAAAACTACCAGGAACCCAAACATAATCAACTTGAGAACCGTGAGGGTTTACATCAACCCCGTGGCGTTTTAAACAATCTTGACAACCAGATAGCAATTTATCGGTAATTAAATCGTTAAAACGACCAATCACGATTGCAAATCGCCAAGCAGACGCATCTTGTGTAAAAGTTCCCTCAAAAACAGCCATGATGGATTGAGATCGATCCTTAAAAAAATTTTATTTATAATCGCAAATTGAAATTAAAGGCGATCTCGCGCAGCAAGACCGCTCTTATTAAAGTGTTTTGTCCCAGAGTTATATAACGAAAAAGTTCAAAACAGCAACTAAGACAACTAAAATCACCCAAAGACCAGAACCTAGGAAAATCAAGGATTTGGACTGGTCCCAATTTTGGGGAGAAGCATAAGCTACAGGAACTCCGATCACCATCACGAAGGAAAATAAGACAAAAAGAGTTAATACTAACTGAAACAAAAAGGTCATTTTGTTATTCCCTCTAAATAATTTTTCCTTTATATAAGTACAAGTTGATTATATTCTCTCATGATGCCGACACAAACAAAACACTTATCAGTTGTTGCTGTTGCCTACTAGATAACCAAGCTACACCGAAGCTTCTAAATTAGCTGCTTGCCAAAGTTGAGACAGTAATAATTCCGCACGAGGAGTAAGTTGACAGACAAAAATGCCTTCTTCACTATCCTCGCTAGAAGTCAACCAAGTTCCTTGCAGACTAATCTCTAGATTATCGCGGTCTGCGGAGCAGATATCTTCGGGATCGCTATCAATCAATTCCAGAATTTCGTCATTGTCTTGTTGTAATGCTTTTAACTCCTTTAGACAACTTGAATTGGCAGGTAGCAAAAAAGAAGCGGTACTAGGTTCAACATAAATGCTAGTAGCTGCACGCAGACAAAGCAGCACTCTGTTAGCGAGCCATTCTTCTAATAAATCAGTTAATAATTCTAAATAGAAGCCTTTTTCTGTATATGTAAGTTTTAACATCAGCTTTCTATCTCCCTGTAAAAATTCAGTAAGAGTATTTATGCACCTAGTCCAAATCCTGTTTTTTTCCAGAAATTATCTGTAAAAGTCAACAAAGGATACATCGGTGGTTTAGGCTTGGTTTTCAACTTCATTCCTACCTGTTCAGGAGTGCAATCTCCCTTACGAGAGTTACAAGCTGTGCAAGCTGTTACTAAGTTGTCCCAAGTATTTCTTCCTCCTTTAGAAAGAGGAATAATATGGTCTATAGTTAAATCTTTCTTATTTGAGCAATATTGGCATTGATATCTATCACGTCGGAAGATTTCTTTTCGTGAAACACTCGGTATTCGCCAAGCTCTTTCTGGTGCATTATATAAACGAATGTAAGCTGGTACTTGCACAATTAAGTTGGGAGAACGGATTTCCCAAATTACATCTGATGCCAAATCGATAGGTTCAGCTTTACCCGTGACTAATAATGTAATAGCTCTTTTTAAATTAATTCGATTTAAAGGTAAATAGTTTTTCGAGAAGACTATTACCGATGGCGTTAAAGTTTCCATTGTCCTAGATGACATTTAGTCATGCTTAATTAAAATGACCCCAGTAAGCTAAATCTAAAAAAAAACCCGCTTCCTAGATCGGGGCGGGGGTATGGCATTAAGATTAAGCTGTTTGGCTTATTCTGGTACAGTGATGGGATTACTGCACCTCCCCCTAGTTGGAATTAGTCGTGACTCTAGATTGCTTTTGTTGTTACTATAATTGGTCTGAAAATGATCTTCCCAATTTTCTATAGGGCTAAATCTCGGCAAATATGCTTGATTGTCATGGAAAATCATCAACTGACACACTCTACCATTGCCTGCCTCAGAGCGATCGCCCTGGCAAGAATTTGTTAGTGCTAAAGTAGAGAGTGTCATCAGTAACATCGAAGATTTTTTTCAGTAGTGTTCAAAGGGTCTTTTTAATACTACACTTGTATTACCCGTCTGTCTAGTACTTAGAGGAAAAAAATTATGCGCACCCTAACTCGTACATCTACTACTGAAATGGAAGTTACCAGCATCCGTTTAGAAAAAACTCTCAAAGACAAACTCAAAGAATTATCTGGAAATCAAGGCTATCAAGCTTTGATCAGAGATATTTTGTGGAACTATGTTCATCAAAAATCTGGAGATTATCGACCTCAATTTGTTCGTTCTGATATTCGCGCTACTGTAGAAGCCACAGCACGTAAGGATGAAAGTTGTGCGTTGACTGGCAAGTTAATTCAAGAAAAAGAACCAATGTTTTTAGGCTTTACTATTTATGGGGATTTAGTACCGTTAAGTATAGATAGTTTAGAGCAATAGCATTTTTGTGAAGGGAGGTTGAGGATTTCTCCTTAAATATCTCGATCTCCCTATGAATACTAAGTGTTATTGAGTATTTATACTTTGATTTGAGCGGTCATGAAAGATGTAATATATTGCGTTTATACAGAGGTCAAAAGAGATAAACTTGAACATACCATTGCTTGGATTAATTAAACTTAATTGAGCTAATTTTTCTATTTTTTTAATGTTGTCGTTACTAAAATTTTAAAAAACTTTTATTGATGTTTGCGTTTCAAGTTGTTATCTTTAGAATTTGCCGAGCTATTGCGAATTTATTAATAATAAACAATATTGAAAAATCTATAATTTATCTAAACTCAAAAAAATTCTTAGATTAATCTCTACCGTTTACCAAGTTAGGTATAAATTTGTATCAATATATTGGATTGAAATTTAAAATTTATTCAAGATATTTAAAACTCAAAATCTTGATAACTAAAATTCTCTTAAAAGTTGCGATTGCGATTTCCAATCAGTAATTGTAGCTAGAGTAAATCTATTTTGTTTAGCATTTAAACTACAATAAAAAAGTAAATCGCTGTTTTAATACTTTAAAAAACTTAAAACTCAAGCGAGTATAATAACTCAACTTCAATACTTTCTTAGCTCAATCTACTCTAACACCACTAGATTTAAAGAAGGACATCAACATCAATGACACAAGCAACTCAAAACCCTCAAACAGGAATTCAATTAACTGATGCAGCCCTTAAACACATCAAAATGCTGAGGGAACAACAAGGAAATAAAGAACTTTGCTTAAGAGTCGGAGTACGTCAGGGTGGTTGTTCGGGAATGTCTTATATGATGGACTTTGAAGAACCAAATCAAATTCGGGATAATGATGAAGTATTTGACTACGAAGGCTTTAAAATTGTCTGCGATCCCAAAAGTCTATTGTATCTCTACGGTTTGGTACTTGATTACAGTAACGCGATGATTGGCGGTGGTTTTCAATTTACTAATCCTAATGCAGCACAAACTTGTGGTTGTGGTAAATCCTTTGGCGTTTAAAGTTTGACTCTAAAAATCTCTTAGTATCAACACAACAATAAAACTAAATAACTAACCAAAGCTTGCCTTCACTTTGAGCAGAAAAACCTCAATATTTTTTATTGGGGTTGAGTTTTTATCTCTTAAGGATTTTGAGAAGTATCTTAGTTCAATTTATTTGGCAGTCTCACTTCCCTCAATACTAATCATACCCAAGTCTGGCACTGCTTCATTGCCAATAAAAATTAGTAAAAAATTATATTAACTTATAGTAAAATAACAGTCTATTAATATTTTGTAATCCTCACCTGCTCCGCCAATGAACTCCGACTACTTGGAGAAAATTTTAACTGCTCGCGTCTACGATGTCGCCCAAGAATCTCCGTTGGAATATGCACCTAATCTTTCCGCGAGATTGCAAAACAAACTTCTGCTTAAAAGAGAAGATATGCAATCGGTGTTTTCCTTCAAACTGCGGGGAGCTTACAATAAAATGGCGCAATTATCTCCCGATGTCTTAGCGCAGGGAGTAATCGCAGCTTCGGCAGGAAATCATGCTCAAGGAGTAGCCTTGGCTGCTAGTAAGCTGGGAACTACAGCTATTATTGTTATGCCTGTGACGACACCGCAAGTAAAAGTAGATGCAGTGGCAGCCAGAGGCGGAC includes these proteins:
- a CDS encoding 6,7-dimethyl-8-ribityllumazine synthase; translated protein: MAVFEGTFTQDASAWRFAIVIGRFNDLITDKLLSGCQDCLKRHGVDVNPHGSQVDYVWVPGSFEIPMMARQLAISGRYDAIICLGAVIRGQTPHFDYVSAEAAKGVAAASFQTGVPVVFGVLTVDTMQQALERAGVKSNLGWNYALSALEMASLMQQIQGIPPSLNKQSRLTPNSSGSSPALPEVANKNVVDNLQ
- a CDS encoding photosystem II core protein PsbZ, whose translation is MTFLFQLVLTLFVLFSFVMVIGVPVAYASPQNWDQSKSLIFLGSGLWVILVVLVAVLNFFVI
- a CDS encoding HNH endonuclease; the encoded protein is METLTPSVIVFSKNYLPLNRINLKRAITLLVTGKAEPIDLASDVIWEIRSPNLIVQVPAYIRLYNAPERAWRIPSVSRKEIFRRDRYQCQYCSNKKDLTIDHIIPLSKGGRNTWDNLVTACTACNSRKGDCTPEQVGMKLKTKPKPPMYPLLTFTDNFWKKTGFGLGA